The proteins below come from a single Limimonas halophila genomic window:
- a CDS encoding restriction endonuclease encodes MTSAPRFDELMWPCLKALRELGGSASNQELLQKVIEIKDISDEAANVLHNDGRQTRLHYNFGWTKTYLKKAGAIQNSTRGVWTITPEGEQYSEADCADVPRRVRRMNYERRRTNGDGGNGDNGVTPPNGTQPENDAETDWKTQLLDVVKAMPPEAFERLAQRLLREAGFIKVEVTQRSGDGGIDGTGVLRVNLISFQVLFQCKRYAGSVGSGVIRDFRGAMAGRCDKGLIITTGTFTADAQKEASRDGATAIDLVDGDFLCDLIKKYGLGVHTRTVEQVVVDGSWFESI; translated from the coding sequence ATGACGAGCGCCCCGCGTTTCGATGAATTGATGTGGCCCTGCCTCAAAGCGCTGAGAGAGCTTGGTGGATCAGCATCAAATCAAGAACTTTTGCAGAAAGTCATCGAGATCAAAGACATTTCTGATGAGGCTGCAAACGTCCTCCACAACGACGGGCGCCAGACACGCCTACATTATAATTTCGGCTGGACTAAGACGTACTTAAAGAAAGCTGGGGCAATCCAGAATTCTACCAGGGGTGTCTGGACCATCACGCCCGAAGGCGAACAGTACAGCGAAGCCGATTGCGCGGACGTCCCGCGCCGAGTTCGTCGCATGAACTATGAGCGCAGGCGCACCAACGGCGACGGGGGAAACGGCGACAACGGCGTGACGCCGCCAAATGGCACGCAGCCGGAAAACGACGCCGAAACGGACTGGAAGACGCAGCTTCTCGATGTCGTGAAAGCCATGCCGCCCGAGGCGTTCGAGCGGCTAGCCCAACGCCTGCTGCGCGAGGCGGGCTTCATCAAGGTGGAAGTCACGCAGCGCTCCGGCGACGGCGGCATCGACGGCACGGGCGTGCTGCGCGTGAACCTGATCTCCTTCCAGGTCCTGTTCCAGTGCAAGCGCTACGCGGGCAGCGTGGGATCGGGCGTGATCCGGGATTTCCGCGGCGCCATGGCCGGGCGCTGCGACAAGGGTCTCATCATCACCACCGGCACGTTTACCGCCGACGCGCAAAAGGAAGCCTCACGCGACGGGGCCACCGCCATTGACCTCGTGGACGGCGACTTCCTGTGCGACCTCATCAAGAAATACGGCCTGGGCGTCCACACGCGCACGGTGGAGCAGGTCGTGGTCGACGGGTCCTGGTTCGAGAGCATTTAA